In a single window of the Gossypium hirsutum isolate 1008001.06 chromosome D02, Gossypium_hirsutum_v2.1, whole genome shotgun sequence genome:
- the LOC107910349 gene encoding AT-hook motif nuclear-localized protein 17 has product MKGEYVDSENGNPNNMFSKLHHHHHQRQNQPFSHHFPLSHQSQPPISDDPNDPSTTPNSSLPRLGSASADGASIEVVRRPRGRPPGSKNKPKQPLLFSREPNPAMNPYVLEIPGGHDVVDAISTFSRRKNIGICVLTGSGTVSNVTIRQLSSTPGAVITFHGRFDILSLSATFLPPTTSYQVPNTFSISLAGPQGQIVGGFVAGSLVAAGTVYIVAATFNNPSYHQLPGGGGGEETRNTMSSGGDGEGEGQSPPFSGGGGDSTGHGGGSESCGVSMYSNNFGGGSDVIWAPTARPPPPPPPY; this is encoded by the coding sequence ATGAAAGGTGAATATGTAGATTCCGAAAATGGAAACCCCAACAACATGTTCTCTAAacttcaccaccaccaccaccaacgCCAAAACCAACCTTTCTCTCATCACTTCCCTCTCTCTCACCAATCCCAACCTCCTATCTCCGATGACCCCAATGACCCTTCCACCACCCCCAACTCTTCTCTCCCTCGTCTTGGCAGCGCCAGTGCCGATGGAGCttccattgaagtcgttcgacgacccAGGGGTCGTCCTCCAGGTTCCAAAAATAAGCCCAAACAACCCCTCCTCTTCTCTCGGGAACCTAACCCTGCCATGAATCCTTACGTTCTCGAAATACCTGGAGGACACGACGTCGTTGATGCTATCTCCACCTTTTCTCGCCGCAAAAACATTGGAATCTGCGTACTTACAGGATCTGGAACCGTTTCCAATGTAACTATCCGCCAACTCTCGTCTACACCGGGAGCTGTCATAACTTTCCATGGCAGATTCGACATATTATCCCTCTCAGCCACGTTCCTACCCCCAACGACGTCGTATCAGGTTCCCAACACGTTCTCTATCTCTTTAGCGGGTCCACAAGGCCAGATCGTTGGAGGTTTCGTGGCTGGCTCCTTGGTGGCGGCTGGCACGGTGTATATAGTTGCCGCTACGTTTAACAACCCTTCATATCATCAGTTAccaggaggaggaggaggagaagaaaCTAGGAATACGATGTCGTCTGGTGGAGATGGTGAAGGTGAAGGACAGTCGCCGCCGTTTTCTGGTGGCGGTGGAGATAGTACTGGTCACGGCGGCGGTTCAGAATCTTGTGGGGTTTCGATGTACAGTAATAATTTCGGAGGTGGATCAGATGTGATTTGGGCTCCAACTGCTAGACCACCGCCTCCTCCACCGCCTTACTAA